AGATTCTATTCTAATGATCACAGTCTGACCCTTGGGACCTCCTGGCCTTCTTCCTCAGGGCCCCAGTCAGAACTTGAAGTTATTTCCCACGGTGTCATGAGACAGTGAGAACAACTTCACATCGCCGGGTCACCTGGTGTGGCAGAATGCAAacaatggggtccagcagcccatgggatgatcctacagcacacaatggggttCAGCAGCCAATGGGATATCCGGCAAGGTGCATTGCGGGATTTAACGTTGCAAGTGGAAGTCGCCATTTTGATCATGCGCAATAGCGTCACTTCCGGTAAGGTGGATTTCGGGATATAAGGTGGCAAGAGGAAGTCGCCATTTTGATCATGCGCAGTAGTGTCACTTTCTGCAAGGTGCATCTTGGGATATAACGTGGCAAGAGGAAGTCGCCATTTTGAACATGCGCACTAGCGTCACTTCCGGTAAGGTGGATTTCGGGATATAAGGTGGCATGAGGAAGTCGCCATTTTGatcatgcgcagtagcgtcaCTTCCGGCAAGGTGCATTTCGGGATATTACGCGGCAAATTCCCCCCAAATGACCTTATTTTCCCCAAAACAACCCATTTTTCCCTCAAAATGTCCCATTTTTAGCCTAAATTGACCCAATTTCCCCCTAAATGAACCCATTTTCCCCCAAAATGacccatttttttccattttctcctaCTTTTCCCCCAAAATGACCCGTTTTTCCCCCTAACCCCCATGGCCCTCAGAGcctccccagtgcccctcaCAGCCCTTCCAGAGCCCCCCCAAACCTTCCAGTGCTTATCAGCGCATCCCCGCAGCCCCCCAGGCCCCTCAGTGCTCCTCAGCCACTCCAGAGCCCCGACAACGCCGCAGTGCCGCCCAGAGCTTCGCCCAGAGCACCTCAAAGCCCCCAGAGCCACCCAAAGCCGGTCAATGCCCCTAAGAGCATCCCCAGAGCCCCCCAAgcccctcagagcccccccAGAGCCACTCAGAGACTCCCAGAGCCCCCCCAGTGCCATCAAAGCATCACAGTGCTCCTCCGTGCCCCCCCAGGCTCCCGAAAGACCTTAAGAACCCCCCAAACACCCTCCAGAGCCCCCAGCGCAGGGTCGGGCGCTGAGGATGCGCAGCAACAGACGGCTACATTGTGGCACGCGTTTACTGCGGACACAGCCGCGTCCCCGATGCTGCCGAAGGGGAGCTCAGTGCCCCCAGGCCAGCGCGTGCAGGCGATGCGCCGCGTCGCAGAGGCGCTGGCGGTACTCGAGGTGGCGGTGCATCCCGGGGGGGACGCGGCTCAGCCCCCAgcgcagcccccagcagccGGCGGCGATGGTTCCGGTGGAGTCGTTGTCCCCGCCGTGCAGCACCGCGCGGCTGCACAGCTCCTCCCAGCTGTCCCCCGCCGCCAGCAGAGCTTCCAGGGCCACCATGGGTGCGTCGTGCCCGCTGCGCCCTGCCCACCCCCCCAGCGCCCAGCGCACGTACTCGGCGTCGCGCTCCTCCGGCGTCGGCAGAGATGGCACTCGTGGAGGACCACCCCCCTCCAGGAGACCCCGTGACTCCAGGTACCTGAGGGGACAGGGGCACAATGGAGGCAGTGGGGACACTGAGGGAgttggggacattggggtcaatgAGGAGAACAGAGACTCTGGTATTAGGGGACTCTGGGGACAGTGGTGGCACGGGGCTCAGTGGGGACAATATGGGGAACGGGACACAATGGGGATACGGGTCAGCAAGGACACAGGTGGCACCAGGAGCGCTGATGTCCCCACAGACACCAATAGCTGTGGGTGATATGGACGGATTCTGCCCCCACTGCCTCCATtgtcccctctgctcccagtgTCCCCAACCCCCCGTGCCACCATCACCCCTGTGTTGCCTACACCACCCCTACACCACCCCTACAACACCCCTACACCACCCCTACAACACCCCTACAACACCCCTACACCACCCCTACACCACCCCTGCTGCCCCTCACCGGCGCCAGCTGTCCCCGAAGAAGTCCCACGCAGCGGCATTGTCCCCCACGGCCACCCCTTCACCCTCCACGTAATCCCACGCCTGGGGCAGAACgcgcagcagctcagcaccccACACCTCAGGGGGCTCCCCGCGCACCCCCAGCGCCCCAAACAGCGCCACGGCCAACGCACCCAGGTACCCTGTGAGGGAGTGAGGGTTGGGGGTGCATGGGGTGAGCGCCATCCCCATTTGATGGCGACCACCCCTGTCCCCCCACCCCATGGCACCCACCTGTGGGGTGGTGGTGGGTCATGCGCCCACTCTCAATGCTCACCCTAATCAGCATCGGCAGCTCCTCCGGGCGTGGGTACCTGGGGGCACGGCCCACATCCCATAATACCCTGCCTCCCATAACGTCCCCCATCCAATAATGTCCCACAGCCCACAGCATGTATCCCAGAATACTCTATAATATCCCACATAATACTTTATCATACCTCGTGATATCCCATATCCCACATCTCATAATACCCTACACCCCACATCACGTATCCTGCAGCATCCCATAGTATCCCATTATGTCCCTCATTCCATAATACCTCCCATCGCACCCCATCCCATAATACCTTATCCCACAGTGACAATGTCCCCACTGCCCCCACAGGCTCGTCCCCACCTCTGCCCCACATCTCAGTCCCGCACCCCGACCTGAGCCCTATAGCCAGGCTGCGCATGGCTGCCCCACAGCCGGTGCCGGTGGGATTGAAGGGGATGCGGTAGCCCTGGGGCTCTCCGGGGCGCAGCTGCGATGTTCCTGTGGGGCGGTAGAGGGGGGGCAGGGGGCGCTGACCCCACAGCTTCGCCCCCCAGCGCCCCACGGGGCACCACACATacccaggatgctgctggggcCCGGTTTGCGGCCCTCCATGTCCCCCATGGCGGCCACGTAGCGCCGTGCCAGCTCCTGCAGTAGAGCATCGCCCTCCAGCCCTGGGGGGCGGCCTCGCTCAGACCCACACGTGTGGGACCCAAAGCGCCGCCCACAGCGCCGCCTTACACGTGCGGGTctgcccccccccagctccccacTTACGGGGCTGGGACCCCCCCAAACCACCCCCATCTATGGCTTCCCgtgctcctccagccccaccc
The Excalfactoria chinensis isolate bCotChi1 chromosome 28, bCotChi1.hap2, whole genome shotgun sequence genome window above contains:
- the LOC140263325 gene encoding ADP-ribosylhydrolase ARH1-like isoform X2 encodes the protein MAAPPPPDRYEAALLLAAAGDALGFRAGLWEYCTAGARIHEELRALGGLSSIELRPPEWPLSDDTVLHLATAEGLSSGLEGDALLQELARRYVAAMGDMEGRKPGPSSILGTSQLRPGEPQGYRIPFNPTGTGCGAAMRSLAIGLRYPRPEELPMLIRAWDYVEGEGVAVGDNAAAWDFFGDSWRRYLESRGLLEGGGPPRVPSLPTPEERDAEYVRWALGGWAGRSGHDAPMVALEALLAAGDSWEELCSRAVLHGGDNDSTGTIAAGCWGLRWGLSRVPPGMHRHLEYRQRLCDAAHRLHALAWGH
- the LOC140263325 gene encoding ADP-ribosylhydrolase ARH1-like isoform X3 translates to MAAPPPPDRYEAALLLAAAGDALGFRAGLWEYCTAGARIHEELRALGGLSSIELRPPEWPLSDDTVLHLATAEGLSSGLEGDALLQELARRYVAAMGDMEGRKPGPSSILGTSQLRPGEPQGYRIPFNPTGTGCGAAMRSLAIGLRYPRPEELPMLIRVPGVTGSPGGGWSSTSAISADAGGARRRVRALGAGGVGRAQRARRTHGGPGSSAGGGGQLGGAVQPRGAARRGQRLHRNHRRRLLGAALGAEPRPPRDAPPPRVPPAPLRRGASPARAGLGALSSPSAASGTRLCPQ
- the LOC140263325 gene encoding ADP-ribosylhydrolase ARH1-like isoform X1, encoding MAAPPPPDRYEAALLLAAAGDALGFRAGLWEYCTAGARIHEELRALGGLSSIELRPPEWPLSDDTVLHLATAEGLSSGLEGDALLQELARRYVAAMGDMEGRKPGPSSILGTSQLRPGEPQGYRIPFNPTGTGCGAAMRSLAIGLRYPRPEELPMLIRVSIESGRMTHHHPTGYLGALAVALFGALGVRGEPPEVWGAELLRVLPQAWDYVEGEGVAVGDNAAAWDFFGDSWRRYLESRGLLEGGGPPRVPSLPTPEERDAEYVRWALGGWAGRSGHDAPMVALEALLAAGDSWEELCSRAVLHGGDNDSTGTIAAGCWGLRWGLSRVPPGMHRHLEYRQRLCDAAHRLHALAWGH